The DNA segment CCGGCGTTTCCCCCGCCGGCGTCAGCTGGATCGGCCACAGCGCAGGCTTCATCGGCGGCTTGGTGGCGGCCCTGGCGGTGTATCGCGAGCCCACCAATCATTGAAGACAGCCAGTTGAAAACAGGACAGTTGAAGACAGCCGATTGAGCTCAGCCCTAAGACAGAACCGCGTCCAGAAACGCCAAGGGGCATTCCATGGTGGCGGAGTAGCCGAGCAGGCTTTGATCGCGGTGGCAGTAGATCACGCTGTCATCGGCATCGAGCAGCACGGTGGCGCCGCGCTGGGTGATGTGGTCGTCACAGGGCACATACGTGCGCCAGTTGCGGAGCACTTCATTCATATTGCGCAGACGCTTGGTGGCGAGCTCGAACGGTCGCTGAAATCCCGCACCACCGGCCCGGCGAAACAGAGCACCCCGGAAGCGCGGCAGAGGAAACGCTTCAACCCACTCCTCGTCGTCGAAGATCTGGGCAGCGGAGCGATCTCCGGTGTAGCCGCGCAGCACCTCGCTCAGGGTGCCCGGCGAACCCACACCAGCGCACATCAGCAGAAAACCAGGCCAGGGACCACCGGGAAGCTTCAAGCCGGCCTCCAACCCCAGGGCCTGATGCAACAGCGGTGATGGATCAGCAATCAGCTGCCGCAGGGGAAACCCAGTGAAAGCTGCGAAGCGCTCAGCGCTGGCGGCATTGCCAATGCCGAACAGCTGAACCTTGACCCCTGCTGCTGCCAACTGGGGAAGCCTTGGCACCAGCGCCTGGGCGTATTCGATCGAGTCGAAATCCCCCAACTGGCCCAACACAACAACAAGGCGCTTGCAGCCGCTTTCCATGCCGGCAACTCCGGCCAGCCGTTGCAGCAGTGGTTCTAAGGGAATCATCCCGACAGGCTGACATTCCACAGCCGAGAACGTGGATGGCGCTTGAGCGCCGCCTGAGAGACTCAAACCAGAGGAAGGAGGCAGGTGGGCAAGAAATCTGGCTTCACAAGTGCCGAGATCGAGGAAATCAAGCGTCTCTATCTGCAGGAAGGGCGATCGATCCTCCAGATCCCCAAGATCCTGGGCAAAGGCAGCGAAAACTCCGTGCGCAACGCCCTGCACAAGGCCCGGGTCAAGCATGCCCCGGAGGAACGCACGAAGCTGGAGCGCTTCAAACCAGAGCAAGTTTTTGGCAACGTGACGCTCTTAAAGCGACTCAAAAAAGCCAAGAAACTGAAGTTCCATGCCCGCTGCTCCTGCGGCTACGAATTTGATGTGGATCCATTCCGGCTAACGCTACCGGAACACCACAAGGACAGAATTTCTGCTTGCCAACGCTGCAGCAAAGCGCAAACAGAAGAACGCTCCAAGCCTCAAGACTGAATAAATCAATCAAAGAAGTTCAACGGCACAAGCAACATCGACAAAATATTTCAACCACTTCACAACAACCAAAACAAGATTGCGTAAACTGCATCAAAACCCATTTCCTCTCAGGGCAAGGGCAGAGAGCAGAACTTGTATCAAGCCGACGCGACTTTAACAATCACTAAAGAACAAGGTATCCAGTGGAACCTTGCGAATCTTTTGTATCGACCGTAAAACCTAAAAAGTTTTTTTTATTCTTCCCTAATTAACCGATGGAACTCACTTTCCGGGGCAACAAATACGCAAAAACGGAAGCAGTATCTATGAGGCCAACAGTTCAACTGAAATACATGGGTAAAAGCTATCGCGCTGAGCAAATCCAAGCCGTTCGCAATTCTGTTGCTCTGACCTACCGCGGCGTCTCTTACTCCAAAGCCTGAGAAGCCTTGGGCTTGGCCGGCAAAATGGCGTGATGAGACTTCTGATCACAGTCCTGATCGCAGCCAGCGCATTGGCCTTGCCGGCAAAGAGTGCGGAACCGATCCCCCTGGTGGTGGTCCCCTTTGATGCCTCATGGGGATCACGCCTTCTTCCCGTCCAGCCCGCAGTGTTGTTGCCGCCACCTCCAGTGCCGGACATCAAACAAACCGGCGAAGCCAGGGCTGAACCAAAACCGCGACGCCAACGCTGGTGCCGGGGCGGCTGTTGAACGCAGTAGCTGCTGAGCACAGTGCCTGATGAAATCAATACGGCTGTCAGCTGGCCTCGCTCTGTGTAAACCGAAGGAAGAAGTACTTCCATCGGGCGCCAAAGATGCGGCATGCGGCTCTGTTGATGGCCAGCCTCCTTTTGGCATCCACGGCCCTTGCGGGCGGCAAACGGGCCACAGCCCAAGGACCTTCCGAGCAGTTCGCCACTGCCGAGGCGATGCGGGTGATCCCAAAAGGGGCAACGATCACCGACACACACTGCAAAAGCATTGATGTGGGAGCCAGCAGCCGCTATCAGTACACCATCACCTACAGCCCATGAGCTGATTGATGAAAGGTTGGCGTGCTGCGTGTTGGACCTTGGTCCTGGTGGGAATTCCGTCCGCGGGGCGCGCCGAATTTGATCAGTGTCGCTTGATCGATCAGGTGCTGAATCGCCTGGGCAACGCCATGGCGGTCAATCGGTTGATCATTGCGGAAGGCAATGACAGCACTGCCGTTGCTGCCGCCAGTGAAGCTCTGGCCCAACAGAACGAGAGCTACCGTCGCACCAAGCGCCAACGCGCCAAAGCCGGCTGCGACCGCTGGGATCGGGACTGACGGGCTGTCGTCTGACTGACTCACCAACGAACTCCAGGCAAGCTGGTGAAACGCTGGGCAAAAGATTTTGGCCGTCACGATCTGCCAGAACTGCGGAAGCCGCCGGTTTCGTGCCGACCGATCCATGGCCGGTCGACTGGTCTGTCAGAACTGTGGCCTTGCGGCCGGAAGCCGAGCCGTGCGGTCTACACCGCGCACCAGCCGGCGCAACAACACAAAGCGCTGGCTGGTGATCCTGCTGATCGCGGTGATCGTGCTGGTGGTGGTCACGTCGTGAGCAGCTGCACCACCTCGGCCGTGTTCGCCGACAAGGGCTTGGCAGCCAATTGGTCGATGGCCTGACGCATGACCGTTTGTCGCTCGGGGCCGTAACTGGCGCAGCGGCTGAACACCTTGACCATCCGTGACGCGGTGATCGGATTGCGGGAATCGACCGCTGCAATCTGCTCCGCCATGAATCGGTAACCACTGCCATCGGCGGCATGAAATGCCTGAACATTGGCGGTGAATCCACCGAGAACAGCGCGAAGGGAATTGGGCGCAAGGGGATCGAAGCGCGGATGGTCCAACAGCTGTTGAACCCGCTCCAAGGCGTTGGATCTGGGGGCTGATGCCTCCATTGCAAACCAGGCATCCAGGATCACGGGCTTGTCTTGCCAACGCTCGTAGAACAGGGCCATCGCCTGCTCACGCTCAGCGCTCTCCTGCGGCAACAAGGCCCGCAAGGCTCCCCGCGCCAGGGTCATCGAGGGTCCGGAAACCGCTGCCAAGGCGTCCGCTTGCACGGTGTCATCGCCCGCCGCAGCAAGCCAGCGCCAGGCCAAGGCCGTCAGGGCACGGCCGCCCTGGCCAGCCGGCCAAGCCAGGGTCCAGTCAGTCCGGGCCAGCTCCAGGAGTCGTCGCAGGGACGACTGCAATTGAACGCCCAGCTCCTGGGTCCACGCCCGGAAGGCTTGATCCAGCGCCAGCGGATCCACCGGAGATTGCAACGCCTCCAGTTCCGCCATTCCCGGCAGCGCCAGCAGCGCCGCCAGGCCCATGCCATCACCACTGTCGTAGGCGCAGATCCGCTGATCGAGGGCCTGAATCAGTGCCGCCTCCACCGCAGGCTTCGGCTCGTTTTCAGCCCGGGCCAAAAGCACCTGGCGTGCGAGGCGCTGGGCAGCATCCCAGCGACAGAAGGAGTCATCATCGGAAGCCAACAGCTGCAGGCACTCCTCCAGCGGCTGCTCGAGACGCACGTGCACCGGCGCCGAGAAGCGGCGGAGCACCGAAAGGGCAGGAGGGGTGTCGCCCGGCTGACCCTGCAGGGTGATGCTGGCGCGCTCAGCCTCCATCACCAGCAGCTGCTCGTCACCCAAACGGCCTTGCTCACCCACCAGAGCCATGGCAACCGGCAGCACCAGGGGCTGTTTGTCCGCTTGTCCCGGAGTCGGAGGGGTCGCCTGGTGCAAGTCGACCGTCAGCTGACCAGATTCAGGGTTCCACTGACGTTCAATGCTGAGTTCCGGAGTTCCTGCCTGGTGATACCAGCGCTTGAAACGTTCCAGATCAAAGCCTAGGGGCTCGCCCTGACTGGTGGCACCATCAGCAATCGCCTGAACGAAGTCCTCCGTCGTGGCGGCCGTGCCATCGAAACGTTGCACGTAAACCTCCATTCCCTTCATGAACCGCTCTGGTCCAAGCAGGGTGTGCAGCATGCGAATCAATTCTGCACCTTTTTCATAGATGGTTGTTGTGTAGAAGTTATCGATGGCCTGGTATTCCGCTGGCTTCACCGGATGGGCCGTTGGGCCAGCATCCTCACGGAATTGGGTGTTGCGCAACATCGCAACATCTTCAATACGTTTGACCGCTTTGGAATGCAGATCTGCGGTGAAGCATTGATCCCGGAACACCGTCAGGCCCTCTTTGAGCGAAAGCTGGAACCAATCCCTGCAGGTAATGCGATTTCCGCTCCAGTTGTGAAAGTATTCATGAGCAATCACACTTTCGATGCGTTCAAGCTCAGCATCGGTGGCTGTTTCCGCATCAGCAAGAACAAGCTTTGAGTTGAAAATATTCAGACTCTTGTTCTCCATCGCGCCCATGTTGAAGTGACGGACGGCGACGATGTTGTATTCATCAAGGTCGTATTCAAGGTTGTAAACAGATTCGTCCCATTGCA comes from the Synechococcus sp. A15-62 genome and includes:
- the pepN gene encoding aminopeptidase N, yielding MTAAASIRLADYTPWAFELPTIALDVTIQDDHVVVASRLSLEPRRPGEPLELCGVDLAIESLAIDQEPLQPEDYSFTDGRLLIPNVPGQPFVLETRCRLDPYSNSSLEGLYASGGLLSTQCEAEGFRRISLHPDRPDVLSRWQVRIEASRSSCPVLLSNGNAVRNETVGADRHAVTWDDPFPKPSYLFALVAGDLREIRDHYTTASGRQVTLRLHVEEGDEPFTAHAMASLKRSMQWDESVYNLEYDLDEYNIVAVRHFNMGAMENKSLNIFNSKLVLADAETATDAELERIESVIAHEYFHNWSGNRITCRDWFQLSLKEGLTVFRDQCFTADLHSKAVKRIEDVAMLRNTQFREDAGPTAHPVKPAEYQAIDNFYTTTIYEKGAELIRMLHTLLGPERFMKGMEVYVQRFDGTAATTEDFVQAIADGATSQGEPLGFDLERFKRWYHQAGTPELSIERQWNPESGQLTVDLHQATPPTPGQADKQPLVLPVAMALVGEQGRLGDEQLLVMEAERASITLQGQPGDTPPALSVLRRFSAPVHVRLEQPLEECLQLLASDDDSFCRWDAAQRLARQVLLARAENEPKPAVEAALIQALDQRICAYDSGDGMGLAALLALPGMAELEALQSPVDPLALDQAFRAWTQELGVQLQSSLRRLLELARTDWTLAWPAGQGGRALTALAWRWLAAAGDDTVQADALAAVSGPSMTLARGALRALLPQESAEREQAMALFYERWQDKPVILDAWFAMEASAPRSNALERVQQLLDHPRFDPLAPNSLRAVLGGFTANVQAFHAADGSGYRFMAEQIAAVDSRNPITASRMVKVFSRCASYGPERQTVMRQAIDQLAAKPLSANTAEVVQLLTT
- a CDS encoding transcriptional regulator; its protein translation is MAVTICQNCGSRRFRADRSMAGRLVCQNCGLAAGSRAVRSTPRTSRRNNTKRWLVILLIAVIVLVVVTS
- a CDS encoding DUF4278 domain-containing protein — translated: MELTFRGNKYAKTEAVSMRPTVQLKYMGKSYRAEQIQAVRNSVALTYRGVSYSKA
- a CDS encoding peroxiredoxin-like family protein; translated protein: MIPLEPLLQRLAGVAGMESGCKRLVVVLGQLGDFDSIEYAQALVPRLPQLAAAGVKVQLFGIGNAASAERFAAFTGFPLRQLIADPSPLLHQALGLEAGLKLPGGPWPGFLLMCAGVGSPGTLSEVLRGYTGDRSAAQIFDDEEWVEAFPLPRFRGALFRRAGGAGFQRPFELATKRLRNMNEVLRNWRTYVPCDDHITQRGATVLLDADDSVIYCHRDQSLLGYSATMECPLAFLDAVLS